A window of the Budorcas taxicolor isolate Tak-1 chromosome 8, Takin1.1, whole genome shotgun sequence genome harbors these coding sequences:
- the LOC128052207 gene encoding olfactory receptor 13D1-like: MERTNWTDIEFTLQGLSKYPRAEKFLFMMFLVMYMVILLGNSTLIILTLLDSRLHTPMYFFLSNLSFLDILYTSSFIPSTMIHFLSEKKNISLSRCVVQMSVSFTMASTECVLLAVMAYDRYVAICIPLRYPIIMSKALCIQMAALSWGLGFLNSLTQTILAVRLPFCGKNVINHFVCEILAFLKLACTDISLNEITLMLGNVIFLFVPLLLISISYIFILSTVLRINSAGGRKKAFSTCSAHITVVTMFYGSILFMYIKPKSKDTASDKLIALCYGVVTPMLNPIIYSLRNTEVHDAIKKLTARQFWKKG, from the coding sequence atggaaagaaccAACTGGACAGACATTGAGTTCACTTTACAGGGACTTTCTAAGTATCCAAGAGCCGAAAAATTCCTATTCATGATGTTCTTGGTGATGTACATGGTGATCCTCCTGGGGAACAGCACTTTGATCATCCTCACTCTCCTGGATTCCCGCCTTCACACCCCTATGTACTTCTTTCTCAGTAACCTTTCCTTTCTTGACATTTTGTACACATCCTCCTTTATCCCCTCAACAATGATACACTTTctatcagagaaaaaaaacatCTCCCTCTCTAGATGTGTTGTTCAGATGTCTGTCTCCTTCACCATGGCATCCACAGAGTGTGTACTTCTAGCAGTGATGGCATATGACCGTTACGTAGCCATCTGCATCCCTTTGAGATATCCTATCATCATGAGCAAGGCACTTTGTATTCAGATGGCAGCTCTCTCATGGGGATTGGGCTTTCTCAACTCATTGACACAAACAATTCTTGCAGTACGGTTGCCCTTCTGTGGGAAAAATGTCATCAATCATTTTGTTTGTGAAATATTGGCCTTTCTCAAGCTAGCTTGCACAGATATTTCCTTGAATGAGATTACTCTAATGTTAGGCAATGTCATATTTTTGTTTGTCCCATTACTGTTGATTTCCATCTCCTACATTTTCATCCTTTCTACTGTACTAAGAATCAATTCAGCTGGAGGAAGAAAAAAGGCTTTTTCCACCTGCTCAGCCCACATTACAGTGGTGACTATGTTTTATGGGTCAATCCTCTTTATGTATATAAAGCCAAAGTCCAAAGATACTGCTTCTGACAAACTGATTGCTCTCTGCTATGGAGTAGTCACACCGATGCTCAATCCTATCATCTATAGCCTGAGAAATACAGAGGTGCATGATGCTATAAAAAAATTGACAGCTAGACAGTTCTGGAAGAAAGGATGA